In one Phyllostomus discolor isolate MPI-MPIP mPhyDis1 chromosome 8, mPhyDis1.pri.v3, whole genome shotgun sequence genomic region, the following are encoded:
- the CD79B gene encoding B-cell antigen receptor complex-associated protein beta chain isoform X1, which yields MAGPELSPVPSNWLLVLLMLLSGETVFAVRMADVVQNPTGSPCSQIWQFPRFVAKKRGSVVEITCNMEYQGSVTWFWKRDMNSEPKAVALEPGRIEQNQSTHSDTLTIRGIQFQDNGIYICQQECPNRSIESGCGTELRVLGFSTLAQLKRRNALKDGIIMIQTTLIILFITVPIFLLLDKDDGKPGMEEDHTYEGLNIDQTATYEDIVTLRTGEVKWSVGEHPGQE from the exons ATGGCCGGGCCGGAGCTGTCCCCTGTGCCCAGCAACTGGCTGCTGGTGTTGCTGATGCTTCTCTCAG GTGAGACGGTGTTTGCAGTCCGAATGGCAGACGTCGTCCAGAATCCCACAG GAAGCCCTTGTTCCCAGATCTGGCAGTTCCCACGTTTCGTGGCCAAAAAACGAGGTTCCGTGGTGGAAATAACGTGCAACATGGAGTACCAGGGCAGCGTGACCTGGTTCTGGAAGCGGGATATGAACTCAGAGCCCAAGGCGGTGGCTCTGGAACCGGGACGCATCGAACAGAACCAAAGCACGCACAGTGACACCCTCACCATTAGGGGCATCCAGTTTCAGGACAATGGCATCTACATCTGTCAGCAAGAGTGCCCGAACAGGTCCATTGAGAGTGGCTGTGGCACTGAACTTCGAGtcctgg GATTCAGCACCTTGGCTCAGTTGAAGCGGCGGAACGCGCTGAAGGATGGCATCATTATGATCCAGACCACACTCATCATCCTCTTCATCACTGTGCCCATCTTCCTGCTGCTGGACAAG gaTGACGGTAAGCCCGGGATGGAGGAAGACCACACCTACGAG GGCCTGAACATTGACCAGACAGCCACCTACGAGGACATAGTGACTCTGCGGACCGGGGAGGTGAAGTGGTCGGTGGGTGAGCACCCAGGCCAGGAGTGA
- the LOC114502866 gene encoding somatotropin — protein MAAGPQTSVLLAFALLCLPWPEEVGAFPTMSLSSLFANAVLRAQHLHQLAADTYREFERMYIPEGQRYSIQAAFCFSETIPAPTGKEEARQKSDMELLRFSLLLIQSWLGPVQFLSRVFTSNRVYEKLKDLEEGIQVLMRELEDGSPRAGLILRQTTYDKFDTNLRSDDTVLKNYGLLSCFKKDLHKVETYLRFTKCRRFMESSCAF, from the exons ATGGCTGCAG GCCCCCAGACCTCCGTGCTCCTGGCTTTcgccctgctctgcctgccttgGCCCGAGGAGGTGGGCGCCTTCCCCACCATGTCCTTGTCCAGCTTGTTTGCCAACGCTGTGCTCCGGGCCCAGCACCTGCACCAACTGGCTGCTGACACCTACAGAGAGTTT GAGCGCATGTATATCCCGGAGGGTCAGAGATATTCGATCCAGGCTGCCTTCTGCTTCTCAGAGACCATCCCGGCCCCCACAGGCAAGGAGGAGGCTCGACAGAAATCT GACATGGAGCTGCTCCGGTTCTCCCTGCTGCTCATCCAGTCCTGGCTTGGGCCCGTGCAGTTCCTCAGCAGGGTCTTCACCTCAAACCGCGTCTATGAGAAGCTGAAGGACCTGGAGGAAGGCATCCAAGTCCTGATGCGG GAGCTAGAAGACGGCAGCCCCCGGGCTGGGCTGATCCTCAGGCAAACGACTTATGACAAGTTTGACACAAACTTGCGTAGTGATGATACAGTGCTCAAGAACTACGGGCTTCTCTCCTGCTTCAAGAAGGACCTGCACAAGGTTGAGACATACCTGCGGTTCACGAAGTGTCGCCGCTTCATGGAAAGCAGCTGTGCCTTCTAA
- the CD79B gene encoding B-cell antigen receptor complex-associated protein beta chain isoform X2, whose protein sequence is MAGPELSPVPSNWLLVLLMLLAGETVFAVRMADVVQNPTGSPCSQIWQFPRFVAKKRGSVVEITCNMEYQGSVTWFWKRDMNSEPKAVALEPGRIEQNQSTHSDTLTIRGIQFQDNGIYICQQECPNRSIESGCGTELRVLGFSTLAQLKRRNALKDGIIMIQTTLIILFITVPIFLLLDKDDGKPGMEEDHTYEGLNIDQTATYEDIVTLRTGEVKWSVGEHPGQE, encoded by the exons ATGGCCGGGCCGGAGCTGTCCCCTGTGCCCAGCAACTGGCTGCTGGTGTTGCTGATGCTTCTC GCAGGTGAGACGGTGTTTGCAGTCCGAATGGCAGACGTCGTCCAGAATCCCACAG GAAGCCCTTGTTCCCAGATCTGGCAGTTCCCACGTTTCGTGGCCAAAAAACGAGGTTCCGTGGTGGAAATAACGTGCAACATGGAGTACCAGGGCAGCGTGACCTGGTTCTGGAAGCGGGATATGAACTCAGAGCCCAAGGCGGTGGCTCTGGAACCGGGACGCATCGAACAGAACCAAAGCACGCACAGTGACACCCTCACCATTAGGGGCATCCAGTTTCAGGACAATGGCATCTACATCTGTCAGCAAGAGTGCCCGAACAGGTCCATTGAGAGTGGCTGTGGCACTGAACTTCGAGtcctgg GATTCAGCACCTTGGCTCAGTTGAAGCGGCGGAACGCGCTGAAGGATGGCATCATTATGATCCAGACCACACTCATCATCCTCTTCATCACTGTGCCCATCTTCCTGCTGCTGGACAAG gaTGACGGTAAGCCCGGGATGGAGGAAGACCACACCTACGAG GGCCTGAACATTGACCAGACAGCCACCTACGAGGACATAGTGACTCTGCGGACCGGGGAGGTGAAGTGGTCGGTGGGTGAGCACCCAGGCCAGGAGTGA
- the CD79B gene encoding B-cell antigen receptor complex-associated protein beta chain isoform X3, whose amino-acid sequence MAGPELSPVPSNWLLVLLMLLSGSPCSQIWQFPRFVAKKRGSVVEITCNMEYQGSVTWFWKRDMNSEPKAVALEPGRIEQNQSTHSDTLTIRGIQFQDNGIYICQQECPNRSIESGCGTELRVLGFSTLAQLKRRNALKDGIIMIQTTLIILFITVPIFLLLDKDDGKPGMEEDHTYEGLNIDQTATYEDIVTLRTGEVKWSVGEHPGQE is encoded by the exons ATGGCCGGGCCGGAGCTGTCCCCTGTGCCCAGCAACTGGCTGCTGGTGTTGCTGATGCTTCTCTCAG GAAGCCCTTGTTCCCAGATCTGGCAGTTCCCACGTTTCGTGGCCAAAAAACGAGGTTCCGTGGTGGAAATAACGTGCAACATGGAGTACCAGGGCAGCGTGACCTGGTTCTGGAAGCGGGATATGAACTCAGAGCCCAAGGCGGTGGCTCTGGAACCGGGACGCATCGAACAGAACCAAAGCACGCACAGTGACACCCTCACCATTAGGGGCATCCAGTTTCAGGACAATGGCATCTACATCTGTCAGCAAGAGTGCCCGAACAGGTCCATTGAGAGTGGCTGTGGCACTGAACTTCGAGtcctgg GATTCAGCACCTTGGCTCAGTTGAAGCGGCGGAACGCGCTGAAGGATGGCATCATTATGATCCAGACCACACTCATCATCCTCTTCATCACTGTGCCCATCTTCCTGCTGCTGGACAAG gaTGACGGTAAGCCCGGGATGGAGGAAGACCACACCTACGAG GGCCTGAACATTGACCAGACAGCCACCTACGAGGACATAGTGACTCTGCGGACCGGGGAGGTGAAGTGGTCGGTGGGTGAGCACCCAGGCCAGGAGTGA